The Niabella beijingensis genomic interval TAGCAATGGATCAGCTGTACACCACCATTTCGGTGATGGATGCCGGCCGGAACGAGGTCGTTTATTCAAAACAGGTTGATCTGAAGCTGCTCGGCAACAACGAGGCCCTTGCTGCGCTTGTGGCGCTGATAACAGCCACACTTGAAGATTCCGGGATCCGGCACGATCAACTGCTGGGCATTGGATTGGGCATGCCGGGATTCATCAACATAAAAAAAGGTGTCAACCAGTCTTATGTTTTTACAAACAGTTCTTTAAGTCTGCGCGACTACCTGCAACAGACGTTTAATATGCCGGTTTTTATCGACAATGATTCCAGCACTATTGCCCTTGGAGAAGCCGCTTTTGGAAGGGCCAAAGGGAAAACCGATGTAATGGTCATCAACATCAGCTGGGGTGTTGGCCTGGGAATGATCATGAATGGCAGGCCTTTCAGGGGACATGCCGGTTATGCCGGTGAACTGAGTCACATCCCCATTGCCGACAACGACATTATTTGTGAGTGTGGTAAAAGAGGCTGTCTCGAAACGGAAGCTTCCTTACGGGTAGTAGCCCTTAAAGCACTGGAGCTGGCGGACAAGGGGAAACTGGGCCATCTTAAACTCACTGATCGGTCGATAGAAGCAACCGCCTATGCGGTAATGGAGTTCGCAGCCCAGGGTGATCAGCTTTGCATCGAATTATTATCAGATATGGCCTATAAGATCGGAAAGGCCCTGGCCATCCTTGTTCATATCATTAACCCCGAGCTGGTATTGCTGAGCGGCCGGGCTTCCGCTGTCGGAAAGCTGTTAATGGCCCCCGTGCAGCAGGCCCTGAATACTTACAGTATTCCGCGGCTTATGGAGGGAGTGGAACTGGACTATTCAACGCTCCAGTACAACGCCTATTCGATGGGTGCAGCAGCGCTGGTGGTTAACAGTCTGTCTGCCGCCAATGCGGATGCCATCAAAGAGACAGATACAGCAGCCGCTGTTTCCGGATAAAGAAACCGCTATTATTCACGAAAAACAAAAACAAGCAGCACATGAAAATGAAACAACCCATTGCACTTTGCCTCCTGCCCGGCGTTTAAGGGCAGCAGGTGCTGTACAACAGCGTCAGCCGGCAACCCGCAACAGAAGCGGCTGCCGGGTTCAATATTCCTCCTTATACAAAAGCAAAAGGATCACCGATACATGAGAACTATCCGATCCGTTGCATTTTGTTTTTTGCAGGGCTTTTTATCCCTGCCCAGGTAAATGATCAGTACACAAAAGAGTTGGATCCTGCTTCCGGGTATATCCGGAACACCTCCGTTTTTTTAACGCAGCACGGCCGCTGATGCGGCTGCAGGACATTGATTGCTCTTTTCTATCCCGTCTGTTCCATCAGGAACGGAAACGGCCAGCCCATACATACATGGCAGCCAGCAGGATCATTTATCCCCTTACAGACACATTTTTATTACTCACTAAAGCAAAACTATCAAATGAAAGCAAAACAATTCATTACAATTTGCCTGTTCCTGTTGGTCAGCAGTATTCTGCATGCCCAGGAAAAAACAGTAACCGGCCGTGTTACCGGCCCCGGCGGTGATCCGCTCTCCGGTGTCACCGTCCTGATCAAAAAAACAAATACGGCAGTCGTCACGGATGAACAGGGGAGCTACGCTATTAAAGCCGCTCCCAATGCAGTACTCGTTTTTTCTTTTATAGGCTATCTCACAAAAGAAGTGCCGGTAAAAAACGAAACCGATATCCCCGTGGTGCTCCAGGAATCCAATGTTGAGCTTACCGGCGTGGTGGTGACCGCCCTGGGTATCAAGCGGGCGGAACGGTCACTTACCTACTCTACCCAATCCATCAGCGGGTCAGACCTGGTAAAGGCCAAGGATGTAAACCCCATGAATAACCTCATCGGAAAAGTATCCGGCCTGCAGATCAACAGAAGTTCTTCCGGCATCGGGGGGTCGGTAAGCATTGTTTTAAGGGGGCTGAAATCCAACAGAAGTAATCAACCCCTGTATGTAATCGACGGGCTTCCTGTTGTAAATACCGCAGGCAGCGGCACTACAGGTCCCTTCGGCGGCAATACCGACCGGGGCGACATCCTCAGCTCGCTTAACCCGGATGATATTCAAAGTATCAATGTGCTGAAAGGGGCTTCCGCATCGGCATTGTATGGCAGCCAGGGAGCCAATGGCGCTATCATGATCACCACTAAAAAAGGCGCAGCAGGAACTACAAAAATTGATGTTTCAAGTACGGTCATGATCGATCAGGCCTTCTACCTCCCGAAGCTGCAATACGCCTACGGTCAGTCGGCCTCCGAAAAAGGGGATGCGGAAGACAGCTGGGGCAAACCAGGTTCCTATCAGGACCATGTTAAGGATTTTTTCAACCTGGGGGCCACATTTATCAACAGCATTGCGCTGAGCGGAGGCACCGAAAAATCGAGGAACTATTTTTCTTATGCCAATACCAGCAACAAAGGTGTGATGCCCACCAATACGTTTAAACAGCATTCACTGAGCTTCCGTAATTCGGCAAAGTTCTTCAATGACAAACTCACTTTCGACGGAAGTCTGATGTATGCCTTCCAGGACGTACACAACCGGCCTTCATCTGGTTTGTATTTCAACCCGCTCAGCGGGTTGTATATGTTTCCGCGGGGGCTCGATTTCAACCGATTCAAAAACGAATACCAATACCTTTCGCCCACCCGCAACCTGCTGTTGCAAAACTGGTTTAATATCAATGCAGATGCAGGTCTGGGCGGTACCCACCATTCGCAGAACCCTTACTGGATCCTGAATAAGATTCCGACCGACCAGAGCCGGCACAGCCTGATCGGCGCTGCAAGTCTCAAATATGATCTGAATGACTGGCTCAGCATCAGTACCAGGGGAACACTCAACCGGGTATGGAATAAATTTGAACGGAAAGTAGCTGCAGGTACACAGGGTGTCCTGTCCGGTCAGACCACCGGTGGTACTGCCGTCGATAACGGCCGCTATATCCGCGAGGAGATCGTTTCCACCAATAAATACGGCGATCTGCTGTTGATCGGTAACAGGGATCTGAGCGAAGATCTGAGTCTGAATTTTACAGTAGGTACAGCTATTTCTGACCTGAACAGCTATGGATGGAACCTGGACGCCCGGCAGCTGACTGTGGCCAACGGCTTCTCAATGGCCAATCTTTCCCGGAAAGATCCCATTAACGCACTTACAGAAGTATATCAACGCAGCCAGACACAATCGCTTTTTGCATCGGCCAATTTAGGATTTAAAAAATACCTTTTCCTGGATCTTACCGGAAGGAATGACTGGTCATCCACACTGGCCAGCACGCCCAATGAAAAGCAGGGGTTCTTTTACTACTCTGCCGGTATCGCAGCAGTATTGTCAGATCTGCTACATTTGCAGAACAACTACAGCAAACTCCGGCTCTCTTATGCCCAGGTAGGAAATGGTGTAGGTGTTTTTGTATCGCAGATACCGGAGGCCACTATGGCCAGCGGCAATATCGTGGTAAACAATGCAGGCGTATATAATGACATACCGTTAAAACCCGAAGTAAGCAACAGCTGGGAACTGGGATATGAAGGCCGGTTCATCGATAATCGCCTTACAGTAGACCTCGCATTATATAAGACCAATACAAAAAACCAGTTCTTTACCTTCCAGGGACCGCTGGGATTACTGAACACCACTGTTTATCTCAATGCCGGCGATGTGGAAAATAAGGGGATTGAGCTGGCGGTGAATTACAATGTGATCAAACAGGACCATTTCAACTGGAGCACCGGTGTAAATTATACGGCAAACAGGAACAAGGTACTGGAACTGCACCCGCGGCTTACCAACGCCTATCCTATCGGCAACTTTAATGTACTCCGCGTAGGCGGATCCTTTGGCGATTTCTGGGGCAAGACCTTTTTGAGGGATGCCAGTGGCAAGATCGTTGCAGATAAGGACGGTACGCCACTCGGATCAGTAGACGGTTATATCGGCTCCTCTAACCCGAAAGCCCTTGTAGGCTGGAACAACAGCTTTACATTAGGAAAGGTATCGCTGGACTTTACGATTGACGGTCGGTTTGGCGGCCAGGTGATCAGTATCACGCAAGGTTATCTGAATTCCTTTGGCGTTAGTAAAATCAGTGCCGATCAGCGGGAATCCGGTGTACCTGTAGACATGGTTACACAGGACGGCAAACCCGTCACCAATGTCCCGGCGCAAAAGTACTACCAGGGGATCGGAAACCGCGATGGCATTATTGAAGGAGAAGTGTACGATGCCACCAATATCCGGCTCCGGCAGCTTTCAGTGGCCTATCACATCCCGGTAAAATCAACTTTTATTAAAAACGCGAGTATCAGCCTGGTAGGCCGCAACCTGTTCTTTTTTAAGAATAGTGCACCCTATGATCCGGAGTTAAGTACTACTACCGCTACAGGAACCGATGGAGGACAGGGACTCGACAGCTTCGGACCTCCTACCACGCGTAGCTTTGGTCTTAATCTGAATCTGGGTTTCTAAGAAGTAACAAGCACTCCATTCAAACAATCAAACAGAAAAAAAATTCAGATATGAAACAATCTAATTCATTTTTACGGGTACTTGTCCCCCTTGTGCTGCTGTTCATGTGCAGCTGTACCAAAGATTTCAAGGACTTAAATACAAATCCTATCGGCCTTACAAAAGAGCAGGAAGATGCGGATTACACGCTCATGTCGGCGCTCCTGCAGCAGGCGCAACGCTTTGTCATTCCTGAGGATGTCGGCACTTACCAGCTGTCCGAAAACCTGACCAGCGACTCCTATTCCGGGTACATGGGCGCCGAAGCACCTTTCCGGTCCAATGCCAATAACCTCACGTATAGCCTGGTGGACGACTGGAATAAATCCATTTGGGTTTCACGCTATACCAATGTAATGAATCCCACCTATAAAGTGATCGCTGCCGCCCAACAAAACCCATCGCTTAAAGACCTGGAAGCCCTGGCCAGGATCATACGGGTTTCGGCACTTTCGCGCGTAAGCGATAAAATAGGACCGGTTATTTACAGTCATTATAATTTGCCCAATGATGATGGGACCATCAGTTACGACGCGCAAAAGGATGCTTATCGTCTGTTTTTTAAGGACCTCGACACCGCTATTTCCATTTTAAAGACCATGCCCGCCACGGTTTCCCCTCAGATGAAGAATGCGGACCTCGCCTATACTGCGGACAATTATACCAACTGGCTTAAATATGCCAATACGCTAAAGCTGAGGCTGGCATTACGTATTGCGCTGATTGATGCTGGCATGGCAAAAACGCAGGGAGAATCGGCCCTGGATCCGGCAAACGGAGGGCTGCTTAGTGAAAACAGTCAGAACTGTTCGGTGTCTCTAAGCGTATCGCACCCGTTGAATGTAATTGTAAATGACTGGAGTGATACCCGGATGGGAGCACCGATGGAGTCCATCATGGGCGGATACAATGATCCCCGGATGCCGAAATATTTCCAAACGGCCACCGATCCTAAAGTTACCGGTCAGTATAAGGGGATCAGAAGCGGTATCAACATCGATGAAAAGTCTCGGTATGATTCTTATTCAAAACTGGTATTTTTTCCCGTAAATAAAATGCAGCTGATGGTTGCCGCAGAGTCGTGGTTTTTAAGGGCAGAAGCTGCGTTGCGGGGCTGGGCAAATGCCGGTGATGCAAAAATCAATTATGAGAACGGTATCGACCGTTCATTTACCATGTATGGCCTGAATGCCAACGCGTATAAAAGCAATGCAACCAGCAAACCCAAGCCCTATATCGATCCGAAGGCACTCACGCCCGGAGAAAATGATATAAAAGCTGGTTCGCCTTACCTGAGCACCATTACCATTCAATGGAATGCTGCGGATAATAACAACCGGAAGCTGGAGCGGATCATTACCCAGAAATGGATCGCCATTTTCCCCGACGGCGAAGAAGCCTGGGCGGAATACCGCAGGACCGGGTATCCGATACTGTTTCCGGTGATCGCCAATAAAAGCGCAGGGGTCATCCCAACCCTGCCCGGCATAAGAAGCATCCCCATACCACAGGTGGAATTTACCACCAACAAAAAAGCAGCGGAAGAAGCTGCAGCCACCATGAGCGGGCCCAGCAACGGGGCGACACGCCTCTGGTGGGATGTGGTGGATAAGTCTTTTAAATAGAGTGGCATCCCAAAAAAAAGGCTGTACCATATCCGGTACAGTCTTTTTTATACCCGGTGCTCCGGTAATCTTATTTTCCGGCCCGCTTCAGATCCACCTTCATCAGAAATACATTGTAAGCTTTCCATTCCGACATCAGAAAATAAAGTTGTGTATC includes:
- a CDS encoding SusC/RagA family TonB-linked outer membrane protein; amino-acid sequence: MKAKQFITICLFLLVSSILHAQEKTVTGRVTGPGGDPLSGVTVLIKKTNTAVVTDEQGSYAIKAAPNAVLVFSFIGYLTKEVPVKNETDIPVVLQESNVELTGVVVTALGIKRAERSLTYSTQSISGSDLVKAKDVNPMNNLIGKVSGLQINRSSSGIGGSVSIVLRGLKSNRSNQPLYVIDGLPVVNTAGSGTTGPFGGNTDRGDILSSLNPDDIQSINVLKGASASALYGSQGANGAIMITTKKGAAGTTKIDVSSTVMIDQAFYLPKLQYAYGQSASEKGDAEDSWGKPGSYQDHVKDFFNLGATFINSIALSGGTEKSRNYFSYANTSNKGVMPTNTFKQHSLSFRNSAKFFNDKLTFDGSLMYAFQDVHNRPSSGLYFNPLSGLYMFPRGLDFNRFKNEYQYLSPTRNLLLQNWFNINADAGLGGTHHSQNPYWILNKIPTDQSRHSLIGAASLKYDLNDWLSISTRGTLNRVWNKFERKVAAGTQGVLSGQTTGGTAVDNGRYIREEIVSTNKYGDLLLIGNRDLSEDLSLNFTVGTAISDLNSYGWNLDARQLTVANGFSMANLSRKDPINALTEVYQRSQTQSLFASANLGFKKYLFLDLTGRNDWSSTLASTPNEKQGFFYYSAGIAAVLSDLLHLQNNYSKLRLSYAQVGNGVGVFVSQIPEATMASGNIVVNNAGVYNDIPLKPEVSNSWELGYEGRFIDNRLTVDLALYKTNTKNQFFTFQGPLGLLNTTVYLNAGDVENKGIELAVNYNVIKQDHFNWSTGVNYTANRNKVLELHPRLTNAYPIGNFNVLRVGGSFGDFWGKTFLRDASGKIVADKDGTPLGSVDGYIGSSNPKALVGWNNSFTLGKVSLDFTIDGRFGGQVISITQGYLNSFGVSKISADQRESGVPVDMVTQDGKPVTNVPAQKYYQGIGNRDGIIEGEVYDATNIRLRQLSVAYHIPVKSTFIKNASISLVGRNLFFFKNSAPYDPELSTTTATGTDGGQGLDSFGPPTTRSFGLNLNLGF
- a CDS encoding ROK family protein → MHRVATYSKLKRNIFEKLYYEKELTCSDLSALLGKSIPLVARTLAELTQEGIVVPRGHADSTGGRKALLYQLKSQTVYILSVAMDQLYTTISVMDAGRNEVVYSKQVDLKLLGNNEALAALVALITATLEDSGIRHDQLLGIGLGMPGFINIKKGVNQSYVFTNSSLSLRDYLQQTFNMPVFIDNDSSTIALGEAAFGRAKGKTDVMVINISWGVGLGMIMNGRPFRGHAGYAGELSHIPIADNDIICECGKRGCLETEASLRVVALKALELADKGKLGHLKLTDRSIEATAYAVMEFAAQGDQLCIELLSDMAYKIGKALAILVHIINPELVLLSGRASAVGKLLMAPVQQALNTYSIPRLMEGVELDYSTLQYNAYSMGAAALVVNSLSAANADAIKETDTAAAVSG
- a CDS encoding SusD/RagB family nutrient-binding outer membrane lipoprotein, encoding MKQSNSFLRVLVPLVLLFMCSCTKDFKDLNTNPIGLTKEQEDADYTLMSALLQQAQRFVIPEDVGTYQLSENLTSDSYSGYMGAEAPFRSNANNLTYSLVDDWNKSIWVSRYTNVMNPTYKVIAAAQQNPSLKDLEALARIIRVSALSRVSDKIGPVIYSHYNLPNDDGTISYDAQKDAYRLFFKDLDTAISILKTMPATVSPQMKNADLAYTADNYTNWLKYANTLKLRLALRIALIDAGMAKTQGESALDPANGGLLSENSQNCSVSLSVSHPLNVIVNDWSDTRMGAPMESIMGGYNDPRMPKYFQTATDPKVTGQYKGIRSGINIDEKSRYDSYSKLVFFPVNKMQLMVAAESWFLRAEAALRGWANAGDAKINYENGIDRSFTMYGLNANAYKSNATSKPKPYIDPKALTPGENDIKAGSPYLSTITIQWNAADNNNRKLERIITQKWIAIFPDGEEAWAEYRRTGYPILFPVIANKSAGVIPTLPGIRSIPIPQVEFTTNKKAAEEAAATMSGPSNGATRLWWDVVDKSFK